AAGACACTGATGGCCTTAATGCCTAACAGATAATTTGCGAGACTGACCTGGTTTTCAGGCGGTTGATGCTCAAGCAGGCTGGCAATGACATTTCCCTGATCAAGGGCTTTGAGCATTTCCTGAACCATTTTATATTGGGCAAGGATAAACTCGGAAGCCAGGCTATGAACCAGAAGGATAACCACTGTCGCCAGACTGATGATAAAAACAGCCACCTTCTGCCAACTGGCGGTTGCGCGCAGCAAGCAGGCCCCCATGTAGCAGGTCAGGTAGGTCAGGGCAATGGTTGACAGCAGATAAGGGCTTGAAGTAGTCATCTCTGCCATGCAGAGAGAGACTGTCAGCCCGATGATCAAGCATTGGCAACCAGAAGCCCAGCCTTTACGCAGGGTGACCAGGGCCATAACAGACAAGGACACCCAGGCGGTAAACGGAATTACCGCCAATACGGCCGTCAAAAACCAGGCATATTTCTCATTTTGCAATAAGAAATGGCCCTGTTTTTGTAAAAGTCCGCCCGTGTGTTTCATTTTTACCGATGGCTATCGCAGTATGGCAGTAAACCCAGGAAACGAGCGCGTTTAATGGCAATGGCCAATTGACGCTGAAAACGGGTTTGAGTGCCAGTTATACGGCTTGGAACAATTTTACCAGTTTCGGTAATGTAGTTCTTTAACATGTTCAGATCTTTGTAGTCGATTTCAAACGAATCTTCACCGCTGAAACGACACATTTTTTTGCGACGTGAATAAGCTGTCATAAATAAATCCCCTTAAGCTGCTCGGTTGTCTTTTTCTTTTTTCATTAACATGGATTCCGTGGTAATCGCATGTTTCTGACTGATAATTAATTCACGCAAAATCGCATCGTTGAATTTGAATGCGTTTTTTAATTCATCAAGGGCAGTTTGATTACATTCGATGTTCATCAGAATATAATGGGCTTTATGAACTTCTTTGATAGGGTAAGCCAGCTGTCTGCGGCCCCAGTCTTCTTTACGATGAATAGCCCCGCCATGCTTGGTAATGATACCTTCATAGCGCTCGACCATCGCAGGAACCTGTTCACTTTGATCGGGGTGAACAAGGAATACAATTTCATAATGTCTCATGAATTTTCCTTATGGATAATAGCCTTCTTTAACTTAAAATAAAGTAAGGCAAGGTTAAAAAAACGCTCGATTGTAACTGATTTAGAACCTTATAGCAATCGAAGGTGTGGTAACCGATCAAGCCTTGTTTGCTCATGCAGTTTAAAAATAATCTATGGACGTTAGGCCTAACCCGCTATCTCTCCTGTTCAGAGGGCAGACAATCAGGCTAGCCTCCCCTCTGTGCCGGACAAAAACGCTTAAAGAGATGAGATATTATAAATAACTCGCTGATTTTAAATGTATTTCATATAATCATTTCGTCTAAAAAAGGATGTAAATATGAAATATATCAGCGAGTTGAGTGGAATTTTAAGCCAGAGATTGAATTGGCACAAGTCACGCATTGACTGTTTTGCCCAAATGTTATTAGCCTTGTTTATGGTGAGAAGTGTTAATTTAAGTGAAATTGCGGTTGCAATGGATGGTGATAGAGCGAGCATTGATTCCCGCTACAAAAGAGTATACCGTTTTTTTTCAAAGTTTGAGGTAGATTTTACCTGGATTGCTCGCTGGATATACTCTCTGTTTTTTAATAAAGCTCACAAGGTTTATTTAGCCATAGACAGGACAAATTGGTATTGGGGTAAAGCCAAAATCAATGTGTTTATGTTGTCTATTTGTTATGAAGGAATAGCCATACCCATATTTTGGCGACTGCTAAAAAAAGCAGGAGGCACGACGGGTAAAGAGCAGATAGAATTATTATCTCGATTTATTAATACGTTTGGTAAAGAATCAATACAAGGCATACTCGGTGATCGAGAATTTCCTAACAAAGCACTCATAGCTTGGCTTGTAGCAGAGAATATTCCCTTTTATTTACGGATTAAGGGGAACGTAGACGTGTGTATTGGCAAAAAGAAATTTAAAGCTTCGGCACAGTTATTCAGCCACTTAGCCCCTTATCAGCACCAAGTATTTGGTATGAAAGTCCATGTTTTTGGGCACTCACTTTATTTGACCGGAAGCAAAAATTCTCGGGAAGACTTGATGATTGTTATCACAAATCAACCACCCAAAAATGCAATTGCTTGCTATTTGCGCCGTTGGGAAATAGAAACGCTTTTTGCCTCTTTAAAAACAAAGGGATGGCGATTTGAAGATACACGAGTCATTGAGCCTAAGCGCATCGAAAAGCTCTTGGTTTTACTCGCCTTGGGCTTTGTTTGGGCACATCGAATTGGCGAGTGGAAAGCATCTATCAAGCCTATTCCTCTTAAAAAATTACGCAACCAAAAAAGACCAAAAAATAGCTTTTTTCGATTGGGCTTAGATCATCTCAGAGATTTGCTCACCAATCACAGAATCAATATAAAATTGTTTGCTAAATTATCAAATTGGATTCTGTTTGCCTTAGATGAGACTGTTTTTTAAAAAATTGTCCGGCACAAAGTAGCCTCCCTCTAAACGGAATTTACTTAAGGTTTAGTTAATATTCAAATGGTAGATTATGGCCTTTAAATAAACAATTGAACTTAATTATGCCAACTCCATCGCCTCAATTAGAACAGCTTCGTCAGCAAATTTATGCACGACATGACTACCTTCGCAATCATTTGTTTTATCTTAAGGACATTGAAAATAATAAGGTTAGTGAAGAGGACGTTAAGTCCTACCTGGAAGAAATCTTTGAAATCCCGGTCGATAAAGAGATCAAACACACGATTAACCAATTAATGCTTGTTGTTAACGAAAGGCTGGCTTTTTACCATAGACTATGGGAAGCCTCGGCAAATGATAACGAAGATCAGGCCTTTTCTTTAGTCAATCTTTTAATTGAGCAGAATTTACCGTATTGCGCCCAGTTCAAAGCGATTCTTACATCAAAAAAAATTCCTACTCGCGACAAAGTCCAGGCTGCGTTTAATGACCATGATCTTCTCAAAGAATTTCAAGGCCTCATTAAACCGCATCTTCCATCCTCTTATGCCACACTGCAGCGTCTCATCAAAGTATCCACAAGCCAAAACACCTACTCCATGCAAAAATGGGAGCGCAGAGAATTTAAAAGCGTTGTGACAATAAACTGGGAACCCGCCATTAAAAGTTTAAAGGCATTTATCCAGCGCGTAAGCGGCGACTTAATGCCTGGTAAAGCGAAAGGCCCTCTCCCATCAAAACAGAAACTGGACTCCATGATTGACGAACAAGTGTCTGAGATGAACGGAATTGACGGATTCGACGACACGACGATGGTGGAATTGCCAAAAGCGTTGCGCGATTTATCAAGCATCGTCGAGCGTGTAAAAGAAAACGCCAGGCCCAATCAGGATCCGTGCACCGTCATCGAAGAGAACGTTAAATTATTCTTCGCTGTTCAACCCTCGCTTAATTTTTTACAACAGTTAATTGATTCATGGGAAAGCTCGG
This region of Legionella taurinensis genomic DNA includes:
- the rpsF gene encoding 30S ribosomal protein S6 gives rise to the protein MRHYEIVFLVHPDQSEQVPAMVERYEGIITKHGGAIHRKEDWGRRQLAYPIKEVHKAHYILMNIECNQTALDELKNAFKFNDAILRELIISQKHAITTESMLMKKEKDNRAA
- the rpsR gene encoding 30S ribosomal protein S18, whose product is MTAYSRRKKMCRFSGEDSFEIDYKDLNMLKNYITETGKIVPSRITGTQTRFQRQLAIAIKRARFLGLLPYCDSHR
- a CDS encoding IS4 family transposase, with amino-acid sequence MKYISELSGILSQRLNWHKSRIDCFAQMLLALFMVRSVNLSEIAVAMDGDRASIDSRYKRVYRFFSKFEVDFTWIARWIYSLFFNKAHKVYLAIDRTNWYWGKAKINVFMLSICYEGIAIPIFWRLLKKAGGTTGKEQIELLSRFINTFGKESIQGILGDREFPNKALIAWLVAENIPFYLRIKGNVDVCIGKKKFKASAQLFSHLAPYQHQVFGMKVHVFGHSLYLTGSKNSREDLMIVITNQPPKNAIACYLRRWEIETLFASLKTKGWRFEDTRVIEPKRIEKLLVLLALGFVWAHRIGEWKASIKPIPLKKLRNQKRPKNSFFRLGLDHLRDLLTNHRINIKLFAKLSNWILFALDETVF